A portion of the Streptomyces erythrochromogenes genome contains these proteins:
- the ilvD gene encoding dihydroxy-acid dehydratase, producing the protein MPELRSRTVTHGRNMAGARALMRASGVASEDIGKPIIAVANSFTEFVPGHTHLAPVGRIVSDAIRAAGAIPREFNTIAVDDGIAMGHGGMLYSLPSRDLIADSVEYMVEAHCADALICISNCDKITPGMLMAAMRLNIPAVFVSGGPMEAGQAILVDGTVRKLDLIDAMVDASNENVSDEDVLRIEENACPTCGSCSGMFTANSMNCLAEAIGLALPGNGSVLATHTARRALYEDAGRTVVEITKRYYQDDDESVLPRNIATREAFENAMALDIAMGGSTNTILHLLAAAQEAGLEYDLKDIDAVSRRVPCLAKVAPNVAPGGTYYMEDVHRAGGIPAILGELHRGGLLNKEVTTVHSAGLEDWLAKWDARSGTASDTAMELWHAAPGCVRSATAFSQSERWDTLDLDAEGGCIRSVQHAYSKDGGLAVLRGNIAVDGCVVKTAGVDESIWTFKGPAVVCESQDEAVDKILRKEVKAGDVVVIRYEGPRGGPGMQEMLYPTSFLKGRGLGKVCALVTDGRFSGGTSGLSIGHASPEAASGGDIAVVENGDLIRIDIPNRSIEILVDDATLAARHEALGGVYAPKNRERKVSAALRAYAAMATSADKGAVRDVTRLG; encoded by the coding sequence ATGCCCGAGTTGAGGTCCCGCACCGTCACCCACGGCCGCAACATGGCGGGCGCCCGCGCCCTTATGCGCGCGTCGGGCGTAGCGAGCGAGGACATCGGCAAGCCGATCATCGCGGTCGCCAACTCCTTCACCGAGTTCGTCCCCGGTCACACGCACCTGGCGCCCGTCGGCCGCATCGTCTCCGACGCCATCCGCGCGGCCGGCGCGATCCCCCGCGAGTTCAACACGATCGCCGTCGACGACGGCATCGCGATGGGCCACGGCGGCATGCTGTACTCCCTGCCGTCGCGCGACCTGATCGCGGACAGCGTGGAGTACATGGTCGAGGCGCACTGCGCCGACGCCCTGATCTGCATCTCCAACTGCGACAAGATCACCCCGGGCATGCTGATGGCCGCCATGCGCCTCAACATCCCGGCCGTGTTCGTCTCCGGCGGCCCGATGGAGGCCGGCCAGGCCATCCTCGTCGACGGCACCGTCCGCAAGCTGGACCTGATCGACGCCATGGTGGACGCCTCCAACGAGAACGTCTCCGACGAGGACGTGCTCCGCATCGAGGAGAACGCCTGTCCCACCTGCGGCTCGTGTTCCGGCATGTTCACCGCCAACTCGATGAACTGCCTCGCCGAGGCCATCGGCCTGGCCCTCCCGGGCAACGGCTCGGTCCTCGCGACCCACACCGCCCGCCGCGCCCTGTACGAGGACGCCGGCCGCACGGTCGTGGAGATCACCAAGCGGTACTACCAGGACGACGACGAGTCCGTCCTGCCCCGCAACATCGCCACCCGCGAGGCCTTCGAGAACGCCATGGCCCTCGACATCGCCATGGGCGGCTCGACCAACACGATCCTGCACCTGCTGGCCGCCGCGCAGGAGGCGGGTCTGGAGTACGACCTCAAGGACATCGACGCCGTCTCGCGCCGCGTCCCGTGCCTCGCCAAGGTCGCCCCGAACGTGGCGCCCGGCGGCACGTACTACATGGAGGACGTGCACCGGGCCGGCGGCATCCCCGCCATCCTCGGCGAACTGCACCGCGGCGGGCTCCTCAACAAGGAGGTGACGACCGTCCACTCCGCGGGCCTGGAGGACTGGCTGGCGAAGTGGGACGCCCGCTCCGGCACGGCGTCCGACACGGCCATGGAGCTGTGGCACGCGGCCCCCGGCTGCGTCCGCTCCGCCACCGCCTTCTCCCAGTCCGAGCGCTGGGACACCCTCGACCTCGACGCCGAGGGCGGCTGCATCCGCTCCGTGCAGCACGCGTACTCCAAGGACGGCGGCCTCGCCGTCCTGCGCGGCAACATCGCCGTCGACGGCTGCGTCGTGAAGACGGCCGGTGTCGACGAGTCGATCTGGACCTTCAAGGGCCCGGCGGTCGTCTGCGAGTCGCAGGACGAGGCCGTCGACAAGATCCTGCGCAAGGAGGTCAAGGCGGGCGACGTCGTCGTCATCCGCTACGAGGGTCCGCGCGGCGGCCCCGGCATGCAGGAGATGCTCTACCCGACGTCCTTCCTCAAGGGCCGCGGCCTCGGCAAGGTCTGCGCGCTGGTGACGGACGGCCGCTTCTCCGGCGGCACCTCCGGCCTGTCCATCGGCCACGCCTCCCCGGAGGCGGCGTCCGGCGGCGACATCGCCGTCGTCGAGAACGGCGACCTGATCCGCATCGACATCCCCAACCGGTCCATCGAGATCCTCGTCGACGACGCCACCCTGGCGGCCCGCCACGAGGCCCTCGGCGGCGTCTACGCGCCGAAGAACCGCGAGCGCAAGGTCTCCGCTGCCCTGCGCGCCTACGCCGCGATGGCCACCAGCGCCGACAAGGGCGCGGTCCGCGACGTCACCCGGCTGGGCTGA
- a CDS encoding TetR/AcrR family transcriptional regulator — translation MTGESKPRRRGPGRPRQDEVEEGPGTQERIRLAAREVFAERGYDKTSVRGIAKVAGVDPALVHHYFGSKDDLFAAAIEISMEPAMVVPAVIGEGPEGIGERLARYFLGVWENPVTRAPLLAVIRSALTHEAAAKVLRGLVLRRLLERVAADLDVPDPTFRAELAASHMVGIAILRYVLQVEPLASADPEDIVALVAPTLQRYLTED, via the coding sequence GTGACCGGGGAGAGCAAGCCGCGCCGCCGGGGGCCGGGCCGGCCCCGCCAGGACGAGGTCGAGGAGGGCCCGGGCACCCAGGAGCGCATCCGGCTCGCCGCCCGCGAGGTGTTCGCGGAGCGCGGCTACGACAAGACGTCCGTGCGCGGCATCGCGAAGGTCGCCGGCGTGGACCCGGCCCTGGTGCACCACTACTTCGGCAGCAAGGACGACCTCTTCGCCGCGGCCATCGAGATCAGCATGGAGCCGGCCATGGTGGTCCCCGCCGTCATCGGGGAGGGGCCGGAGGGCATCGGCGAGCGGCTGGCGCGCTACTTCCTCGGCGTCTGGGAGAACCCGGTCACCCGGGCCCCGCTGCTCGCGGTGATCCGGTCCGCGCTCACGCACGAGGCCGCCGCGAAGGTGCTGCGCGGGCTCGTGCTGCGCAGGCTCCTGGAGCGGGTCGCCGCCGATCTGGACGTGCCCGACCCGACCTTCCGCGCCGAGCTCGCCGCCTCCCACATGGTCGGCATCGCGATCCTGCGCTACGTGCTGCAGGTCGAGCCCCTCGCGTCCGCGGACCCGGAGGACATCGTGGCGCTCGTGGCCCCTACGCTTCAGCGGTACCTGACCGAGGACTGA
- a CDS encoding sugar phosphate isomerase/epimerase family protein, giving the protein MAEPVRIPTAKVALSTASVYPESTATAFEIAARLGYDGVEVMVWTDPVSQDIDALRRLSDQHQVPILAVHAPCLLITQRVWSTDPWVKLQRARSAAEKLGASTVVVHPPFRWQRQYARDFVSGIWRMAEETDVRFAVENMYPWRYRDREMLAYAPEWDVTKDDYRHFTVDLSHTATARTDATAMIDRMGERLAHVHLADGNGSAKDEHLVPGRGTQPCAELLERLARSSFDGHVVIEVNTRRAMSSAEREADLAEALAFTRLHLAAAGHDRARRP; this is encoded by the coding sequence GTGGCAGAACCCGTCCGCATCCCGACCGCGAAAGTCGCCCTGTCCACCGCCTCCGTCTATCCGGAGTCCACGGCGACCGCCTTCGAGATCGCCGCGCGCCTCGGATACGACGGCGTCGAGGTGATGGTGTGGACGGATCCGGTCAGCCAGGACATCGACGCGCTGCGCCGCCTGTCGGACCAGCACCAGGTGCCGATCCTGGCCGTTCACGCGCCCTGTCTGCTCATCACCCAGCGGGTGTGGTCCACCGATCCGTGGGTCAAGCTGCAGCGCGCCCGGTCGGCGGCCGAGAAGCTCGGTGCGTCCACCGTCGTCGTGCATCCGCCGTTCCGGTGGCAGCGCCAGTACGCGCGGGACTTCGTCTCCGGCATCTGGCGGATGGCCGAGGAGACCGACGTGCGGTTCGCCGTGGAGAACATGTATCCGTGGCGGTACCGCGACCGCGAGATGCTCGCCTACGCGCCCGAGTGGGACGTGACGAAGGACGACTACCGGCACTTCACCGTCGACCTGTCGCACACCGCGACCGCCCGTACGGACGCGACCGCGATGATCGACCGGATGGGGGAGCGGCTGGCGCACGTGCACCTCGCCGACGGCAACGGGTCGGCGAAGGACGAGCACCTGGTGCCGGGCCGGGGTACGCAGCCCTGCGCCGAGCTGCTGGAACGTCTCGCCCGGAGCTCCTTCGACGGCCACGTGGTGATCGAGGTCAACACGCGGCGGGCGATGTCCTCCGCCGAGCGCGAGGCCGATCTCGCCGAGGCGCTGGCCTTCACCCGCCTGCACCTGGCCGCCGCCGGTCACGACCGGGCCCGCCGGCCGTGA
- a CDS encoding Ppx/GppA phosphatase family protein → MRLGVLDVGSNTVHLLVVDAHPGARPQPAHSHKVEIRLAELLDEAGAVTPAGVERLLSVINEAVQAAEDKGCEDVLPFATSAVREATNADEVLARVKAETGVDLPVLSGEDEARLTFLAARRWFGWSAGKLLVLDIGGGSLEIAYGIDEDPDAAVSLPLGAGRLTSGWLPGDPPDALDIRALRRHVRAEIARTVREFSRFGAPDHVVATSKTFKQLARIAGAARSAEGLYVQRDLSRKSLEEWVPRLAAMTTAQRSALPGVSEGRANQLLAGALVAEGAMDLFGVDELEICPWALREGVILRRLDHLPTPGAAPA, encoded by the coding sequence ATGAGACTCGGTGTCCTTGATGTGGGTTCGAATACGGTCCATCTGCTGGTGGTGGACGCGCACCCCGGCGCGCGCCCGCAGCCGGCGCACTCGCACAAGGTGGAAATAAGGCTGGCGGAGCTCCTCGACGAGGCCGGCGCCGTCACACCAGCGGGCGTCGAGCGTCTCCTCTCCGTCATCAACGAAGCGGTACAGGCCGCCGAGGACAAGGGCTGCGAGGACGTCCTCCCCTTCGCGACCAGTGCCGTGCGCGAGGCCACCAACGCCGACGAGGTGCTGGCCCGGGTCAAGGCCGAGACCGGCGTCGACCTGCCGGTGCTCAGCGGTGAGGACGAGGCACGGCTCACCTTCCTCGCCGCGCGCCGCTGGTTCGGCTGGTCCGCCGGGAAGCTGCTGGTCCTGGACATCGGCGGCGGCTCCCTGGAGATCGCGTACGGCATCGACGAGGACCCGGACGCCGCCGTCTCCCTCCCCCTGGGCGCGGGCCGCCTCACCTCGGGCTGGCTCCCCGGCGACCCGCCGGACGCCCTGGACATCCGGGCGCTGCGGCGGCACGTGCGGGCGGAGATCGCGCGGACGGTCAGAGAGTTCAGCCGCTTCGGTGCCCCGGACCACGTGGTGGCGACGTCGAAGACCTTCAAGCAGCTGGCCCGCATCGCGGGCGCGGCCCGCTCGGCGGAAGGCCTGTACGTGCAGCGCGACCTCAGCCGCAAGTCCCTGGAGGAATGGGTCCCGCGCCTGGCCGCGATGACGACGGCCCAGCGCTCGGCCCTCCCGGGCGTCTCGGAAGGGCGGGCGAACCAGCTGCTGGCAGGTGCGCTGGTCGCCGAGGGCGCCATGGACCTCTTCGGCGTCGACGAGCTGGAGATCTGCCCGTGGGCCCTGCGCGAGGGCGTCATCCTGCGCCGACTGGACCACCTCCCGACCCCGGGCGCGGCGCCGGCGTAG
- a CDS encoding BACON domain-containing protein: protein MNSSNQAHPSPRTGAHRAHGRTPQEEEPPRPFRHEPYLDGLFTYCLSVLCDHDTATDVLGDVLAVAERHPGRCPDEGDRRAWLYALARWGCLCRLAEQRRVRQGAHSARRAPEHTGRDRAPGGAATDGSAADAHRQLDVSAYRRTELARLAWPEAAGTTPAQREALELAVRHRLAVPELAAVLGTPPAAARELLTGAACEVERTRAALAVVETGSCPSVSQLTGADADGNGGNGDVLLSSTLRAELVRHVDDCPRCRRVAERVGAAAPWPGSGGVNTAALPLVPAPRTAVHAAMLRSGRGRGRSPGPRFDRTGFPMDPKDRAARRDRLRARAVTTTVVATVVAAPVLALWASYRGEHGTGEPVGNGSPRISASESELPTARIGGRPLTAYENAGNAATTIGGPGFAESSDSSDVSVEVISSGPPATPDHAGAPGRLSVAASSRGALTVLTLTASGGAPVDWRLWSDAPWLRASRTAGTLAPGESVTLHIAVDPEAQPVGAWTARVGVDPTGAVVSIRGRGRPASTPTPQPEPTHPASHSPTPDQTQGPTPTPTPTEPTIPPPSPTPAPTPTDGAGGTVSPAPDPAPSGPAGG, encoded by the coding sequence GTGAACAGCAGCAACCAGGCACACCCCTCGCCGCGCACCGGCGCACACCGGGCGCACGGGCGCACGCCTCAAGAAGAGGAGCCGCCGCGCCCCTTCCGGCACGAGCCGTATCTCGACGGCCTGTTCACCTACTGCCTGTCGGTCCTGTGCGATCACGACACGGCGACCGACGTGCTCGGAGACGTCCTCGCCGTCGCCGAGCGGCATCCCGGCCGCTGCCCCGACGAGGGCGACCGGCGGGCCTGGCTCTACGCGCTCGCCCGCTGGGGCTGCCTGTGCCGGCTGGCGGAGCAGCGGCGCGTCCGACAGGGAGCGCATTCCGCCCGGCGTGCGCCGGAGCACACCGGGCGCGACCGTGCGCCGGGGGGCGCAGCCACCGACGGCTCTGCGGCGGACGCCCACCGGCAGCTTGACGTGAGCGCCTACCGCCGTACCGAGCTGGCCCGTCTCGCCTGGCCGGAGGCCGCGGGGACCACACCCGCGCAGCGCGAGGCACTCGAACTCGCCGTCCGCCACCGCCTCGCCGTCCCCGAACTCGCCGCGGTCCTCGGCACGCCCCCCGCCGCCGCCCGGGAGCTGCTGACCGGCGCCGCCTGCGAGGTGGAGCGCACCCGCGCAGCCCTCGCCGTCGTCGAGACCGGCAGCTGTCCCAGCGTCTCCCAGCTCACCGGCGCCGACGCGGACGGCAACGGCGGCAACGGCGACGTGCTGCTGTCCAGCACCCTGCGCGCCGAACTCGTCCGGCACGTCGACGACTGCCCCCGGTGCCGGCGCGTCGCCGAACGGGTGGGCGCCGCCGCCCCCTGGCCCGGCTCCGGCGGCGTCAACACCGCCGCACTGCCGCTCGTACCCGCCCCGCGCACCGCGGTCCACGCGGCGATGCTCCGCTCCGGCCGGGGCCGCGGCCGCAGCCCCGGCCCGCGCTTCGACCGCACCGGCTTCCCGATGGACCCCAAGGACCGCGCGGCCCGCCGCGACCGGCTGCGGGCCCGGGCGGTGACCACCACCGTCGTGGCCACCGTCGTCGCCGCCCCGGTCCTGGCGCTGTGGGCCTCGTACCGCGGCGAGCACGGCACCGGCGAACCCGTCGGCAACGGCTCCCCCCGTATCTCCGCCAGTGAGAGCGAGCTCCCGACGGCCCGGATCGGCGGCCGCCCGCTGACCGCCTACGAGAACGCGGGGAACGCGGCCACCACCATCGGCGGCCCCGGCTTCGCCGAGAGCAGCGACTCCTCCGACGTCTCCGTCGAGGTGATCAGCTCGGGCCCGCCGGCCACCCCCGACCACGCCGGAGCCCCCGGCCGGCTCTCCGTGGCCGCGTCCTCGCGGGGCGCCCTCACCGTGCTCACCCTCACCGCCTCGGGCGGAGCCCCGGTGGACTGGCGGCTCTGGTCCGATGCGCCGTGGCTGCGCGCGAGCCGCACCGCGGGCACCCTCGCGCCCGGAGAATCGGTCACCCTGCACATCGCCGTCGACCCCGAGGCGCAGCCCGTCGGCGCCTGGACCGCCCGGGTCGGGGTCGACCCGACCGGTGCGGTGGTCTCCATCCGGGGCCGCGGCCGGCCCGCGTCGACACCGACCCCGCAGCCCGAACCGACGCACCCCGCGAGCCACTCGCCGACGCCGGACCAGACCCAGGGGCCCACGCCGACGCCGACCCCGACGGAACCGACGATCCCGCCGCCGTCCCCGACACCCGCGCCGACCCCGACGGACGGCGCAGGCGGAACGGTTTCCCCCGCGCCCGACCCGGCACCGTCCGGACCGGCGGGGGGCTGA
- the radA gene encoding DNA repair protein RadA gives MAARTARSSAKDRPSYRCTECGWTTAKWLGRCPECQAWGTVEEMGAPAVRTTAAGRVSTAALPIAQVDGRTATARSTGVDELDRVLGGGLVPGAVVLLAGEPGVGKSTLLLDVAAKASSDTHRTLYVTGEESASQVRLRADRIKALSDHLYLAAETDLSAVLGHLDAVKPSLLVLDSVQTVASPEIDGAPGGMAQVREVAGALIRASKERGMATLLVGHVTKDGAIAGPRLLEHLVDVVLSFEGDRHARLRLVRGVKNRYGATDEVGCFELHDEGITGLADPSGLFLTRRAEAVPGTCLTVTLEGKRPLVAEVQALTVDSQIPSPRRTTSGLETSRVSMMLAVLEQRGRITALGKRDIYSATVGGVKLTEPAADLAIALALASAASDVPLPKNLVAIGEVGLAGEVRRVTGVQRRLAEAHRLGFTHALVPADPGKVPPGMKVTEVADMGDALRVLPRGRSRTPAREAKERPAAAE, from the coding sequence ATGGCTGCCCGCACTGCTCGTTCATCCGCCAAGGACCGACCGTCGTACCGCTGCACCGAGTGCGGCTGGACGACGGCCAAGTGGCTCGGCAGGTGTCCGGAGTGCCAGGCCTGGGGCACCGTCGAGGAGATGGGGGCGCCCGCCGTGCGGACCACCGCGGCCGGCCGGGTGTCGACCGCCGCGCTGCCGATCGCCCAGGTCGACGGGCGGACGGCGACCGCGCGCAGCACCGGTGTGGACGAGCTGGACCGCGTCCTGGGCGGCGGGCTCGTGCCCGGCGCCGTCGTGCTGCTGGCCGGCGAGCCCGGCGTGGGCAAGTCGACGCTGCTGCTGGACGTCGCGGCGAAGGCCTCCAGCGACACGCACCGCACGCTGTACGTCACGGGTGAGGAGTCGGCGAGCCAGGTGCGGCTGCGGGCCGACCGCATCAAGGCGCTGAGCGACCACCTGTACCTCGCCGCCGAGACCGACCTGTCGGCGGTGCTCGGCCACCTCGACGCCGTGAAGCCGTCCCTCCTCGTCCTGGACTCCGTACAGACCGTCGCCTCGCCCGAGATCGACGGCGCGCCCGGCGGCATGGCCCAGGTGCGCGAGGTGGCGGGCGCGCTGATCCGGGCCTCCAAGGAGCGGGGCATGGCCACCCTCCTCGTCGGCCACGTCACCAAGGACGGCGCCATCGCCGGTCCGCGCCTGCTGGAGCACCTCGTCGACGTGGTGCTGAGCTTCGAGGGCGACCGGCACGCACGGCTGCGGCTCGTGCGCGGCGTGAAGAACCGCTACGGCGCCACTGACGAGGTCGGCTGCTTCGAGCTGCACGACGAGGGGATCACCGGGCTCGCCGACCCGAGCGGGCTGTTCCTGACCCGGCGCGCCGAGGCCGTTCCGGGGACCTGCCTGACCGTGACCCTGGAGGGGAAGCGGCCGCTGGTCGCCGAGGTGCAGGCGCTGACCGTGGACTCGCAGATCCCCTCCCCCCGGCGGACCACCTCGGGTCTGGAGACCTCGCGCGTCTCGATGATGCTGGCGGTGCTGGAGCAGCGCGGCCGGATCACCGCGCTCGGCAAGCGCGACATCTACAGCGCCACCGTGGGCGGGGTGAAGCTCACCGAGCCGGCCGCCGACCTCGCGATCGCGCTCGCGCTGGCGTCCGCCGCCAGCGACGTGCCGCTCCCGAAGAACCTGGTGGCCATCGGCGAGGTCGGCCTGGCCGGCGAGGTGCGGCGGGTGACGGGCGTGCAGCGGCGGCTGGCGGAGGCGCACCGGCTGGGCTTCACGCACGCGCTGGTGCCGGCGGATCCGGGCAAGGTGCCGCCCGGGATGAAGGTCACCGAGGTGGCCGACATGGGCGACGCGCTGCGGGTGCTGCCGCGCGGGCGCTCCCGTACGCCGGCCAGGGAGGCCAAGGAGCGTCCCGCGGCCGCGGAGTAG
- the disA gene encoding DNA integrity scanning diadenylate cyclase DisA: protein MAAKDGASAPGKSGASSKHDALMRASLSAVAPGQPLRDGLERIVRGNTGGLIVLGMDKAVDAMCTGGFVLDVEFTATRLRELCKLDGALILDKDLTKILRAGVQLVPDASIPTEETGTRHRTADRVSKQCGFPVVSVSQSMRLIALYVDGERRVLEESGAILSRANQALATLERYKLRLDEVAGTLSALEIEDLVTVRDVTAVAQRLEMVRRIATEIAEYVVELGTDGRLLSLQLDELTVGIEQERELVIRDYVPEPTAKRSRTVDEALAELDALTHPELLELPIVARALGYTGSPETLDSAVSPRGYRLLAKVPRLPGAIIERLVEHFGGLQKLLAASVDDLQTVDGVGEARARSVREGLSRLAESSILERYV from the coding sequence GTGGCAGCCAAGGACGGGGCATCAGCACCCGGGAAGTCCGGCGCGAGCTCCAAGCACGACGCGCTCATGCGCGCCTCGCTGAGCGCGGTCGCACCCGGTCAGCCACTGCGCGACGGCCTTGAGCGGATCGTCCGGGGCAACACCGGCGGCCTCATCGTCCTCGGCATGGACAAGGCCGTCGACGCGATGTGCACGGGCGGCTTCGTCCTGGACGTGGAGTTCACCGCGACCCGGCTGCGCGAGCTGTGCAAGCTCGACGGCGCCCTGATCCTCGACAAGGACCTCACCAAGATCCTGCGGGCCGGCGTACAGCTCGTACCGGACGCGTCCATCCCCACGGAGGAGACGGGCACGCGCCACCGCACGGCCGACCGCGTCTCGAAGCAGTGCGGGTTCCCGGTGGTGTCGGTGTCGCAGTCGATGCGGCTGATCGCGCTGTACGTCGACGGGGAGCGGCGGGTCCTGGAGGAGTCCGGGGCGATCCTGTCGCGGGCGAACCAGGCGCTGGCCACGCTGGAGCGGTACAAGCTGCGCCTGGACGAGGTCGCGGGCACGCTGTCGGCGCTGGAGATCGAGGACCTGGTCACGGTGCGCGACGTGACGGCGGTCGCGCAGCGGCTGGAAATGGTCCGCCGGATCGCGACCGAGATCGCCGAGTACGTGGTCGAACTGGGCACGGACGGGCGACTGCTGTCCCTCCAGCTGGACGAGCTGACGGTGGGTATCGAGCAGGAGCGCGAGCTGGTCATCCGGGACTACGTGCCCGAGCCGACGGCGAAGCGTTCCCGCACGGTGGACGAGGCGCTGGCGGAGCTGGACGCGCTGACCCACCCGGAACTCCTGGAACTGCCCATCGTGGCGCGGGCGCTGGGGTACACGGGCTCACCCGAAACCCTGGACTCGGCGGTGTCGCCCCGCGGCTACCGGCTGCTGGCGAAGGTGCCGAGGCTGCCGGGCGCGATCATCGAGCGGCTGGTGGAGCACTTCGGCGGTCTGCAGAAGCTGCTCGCCGCGAGCGTCGACGACCTGCAGACGGTGGACGGCGTGGGCGAGGCCCGCGCGCGGAGCGTCCGCGAGGGCCTGTCCCGTCTGGCCGAGTCGTCCATCCTGGAGCGCTACGTCTAG